The Apis mellifera strain DH4 linkage group LG8, Amel_HAv3.1, whole genome shotgun sequence genome contains a region encoding:
- the LOC726587 gene encoding protein AF-10 isoform X1, with the protein MKEMLGGCCVCSDERGWTENPLVYCDGQGCTVAVHQACYGIVTVPTGPWYCRKCESQERSARVRCELCPSRDGALKRTDQAGWAHVVCALYIPEVRFGNVTTMEPIILQLIPSERFSKSCYICEEQGRGSRANVGACMQCNKTGCRQQFHVTCAQALGLLCEEAGNYLDNVKYCGYCQHHYSKLKKGGNVKTIPPYKPIPADNGSSDSSPEKEAETPIKSSSSGKRKSSSSKSATNSKNKSNTSPSLEINGVADDKSSSGRNTPKDNTTNSSKFTTSNFVETIVTQSESVFGHDGTTSTTATMAATIKSGSNSSSGHKNSGQTKSNSSSSNKTSSHSKKRKTGARTPTVIGNENSNQSVSSEASGSVVVAVSSVMQQAVSSNNVQTTITEATSLSTTTEPEKSKKLKVESPIQSSSNTPVTTEVTTTPVIMAVTQSQSSIVTQSPTTTSNSIVVSVPLTATSLSSTVQSVVTSAPTLYQQLQQSIITTAAATEARTSVMSNSERFITEETPAKRSRSQSSDKQEKPRKPKRGSSNSQPALPQVQPQTQQQSQSTASSVVTSVSSSAVVTTSKRGARSNHQTPPPAVTVAPVPSIIQGPTLSSGHFSSIGSSSTNTMGPTVKESPPSSPGSESMSSNGPGRRKRKSASAASTTPTPSASSTPTLTNPKEEKDVKLFQNGVSAPHMLGNQLNPTSTMAQKMSDTLSQELEAHSIFTEASNSTTNLVGPQLHSRVIASIRSNQTGAPPTSFSSVFNSSNNTNTNTSTTTNASTTNTGSLGGGAIPQTLDQLLERQWEQGSQFLMEQAQHFDSEFASLLSCLHQLRAENLRLEEHVNSLLQRRDHLLAVNARLAIPLTTQPSAHPVNNIHPTVNPSHPNVPHPDVPPGAAAPVPRVTREPRVNNTYMPHSSSSNHSTTLENGLPPDPSPPAAASLSQYQHRTSLIAPQPSPTIRHSPAGNAYHQGQPSNIVSPAPASNSSVVRNSSVTPDPLRGVPRSVPQSSSNYMPSMYQPTMSSLTSNQVGNVHNLHSHGPSPPSHGPPGKPS; encoded by the exons ATGAAGGAGATGCTTGGAGGGTGCTGCGTGTGTTCTGATGAGAGGGGTTGGACTGAAAATCCATTAGTGTATTGTGATGGCCAAGGTTGTACCGTTGCTGTACACCAAG CTTGTTATGGTATCGTTACGGTACCTACAGGACCATGGTATTGTAGGAAATGTGAGTCGCAGGAACGTAGTGCTCGTGTG cgCTGTGAATTATGTCCAAGTCGAGATGGAGCTCTTAAGAGGACAGATCAAGCCGGATGGGCACATGTGGTCTGTGCTCTTTATATTCCAGAAGTTAGATTTGGTAACGTAACAACAATGGAaccaattattttacaattgataCCATCTGAAAGATTCAGTAAG TCATGTTACATTTGTGAAGAACAAGGAAGAGGTAGTAGAGCAAATGTAGGAGCCTGTATGCAGTGCAACAAGACTGGCTGCAGGCAGCAATTTCATGTTACTTGTGCTCAGGCTCTTGGTTTGCTCTGTGAAGAAGCTGGCAATTATTTAGACAATGTGAAATATTGTGGATATTGTCAAcatcattattcaaaattg aaaaaaggtGGTAATGTAAAAACAATACCACCTTATAAACCAATACCTGCTGATAATGGTTCATCAGATTCATCTCCTGAAAAGGAAGCAGAAACCCCGATAAAATCTTCATCTAGTGGTAAACGAAAGAGTTCCAGCTCTAAATCTGCTACAAATTCtaaaaacaaatcaaataCTAGTCCAAGTCTAGAAATAAATGGCGTTGCTGATGATAAAAGCAGTAGCGGCCGTAATACACCCAAAGACAACACCACAAATTCCAGTAAATTCACCACTTCCAATTTCGTAGAAACGATTGTCACGCAATCGGAGAGTGTATTTGGACATGACGGAACAACGTCTACCACTGCCACTATGGCAGCAACAATTAAATCTGGATCGAATTCAAGCTCTGGTCACAAAAATAGTGGACAAACGAAATCAAATTCTTCATCATCGAACAAGACTTCGAGTCAcagtaaaaagagaaagacagGGGCACGAACACCGACTGTAATAGGAAacgaaaattcaaatcaatcgGTCAGTTCTGAAGCCAGTGGTTCAGTTGTAGTTGCCGTCAGTTCTGTTATGCAGCAAGCTGTATCGAGTAATAATGTACAAACAACTATAACGGAAGCTACAAGTTTAAGTACGACCACTGAAccagaaaaatcaaaaaag tTAAAGGTGGAAAGTCCCATTCAATCATCATCAAACACCCCAGTCACTACCGAAGTGACTACTACACCTGTGATAATGGCAGTAACACAATCTCAATCATCAATTGTTACTCAGTCACCAACAACTACTTCAAATAGTATAGTAGTATCAGTTCCATTGACTGCAACTTCGTTATCTAGTACAGTGCAGAGTGTGGTAACAAGTGCTCCAACTCTATATCAACAGTTGCAACAAAGTATCATAACTACCGCAGCCGCTACAGAAGCCAGAACGAGTGTTATGTCGAATTCAGAAAGATTTATCACAGAAGAAACTCCAGCTAAAAGATCTCG TTCTCAATCATCAGATAAGCAAGAAAAACCTCGTAAACCAAAACGTGGGTCATCAAATAGTCAGCCAGCATTACCACAAGTACAACCACAAACACAACAACAATCTCAATCTACCGCTTCATCTGTAGTAACATCAGTATCTAGCAGTGCAGTAGTAACAACATCCAAAAGAGGAGCAAGAAGTAATCATCAAACTCCTCCACCTGCTGTAACTGTAGCACCTGTACCATCTATTATTCAAGGACCAACACTGAGCAGTGGGCATTTTAGTAGTATTGGCTCTAGTTCTACGAATACTATGGGTCCTACAGTCAAAGAATCTCCTCCAAGTAGTCCAGGTTCTGAAAGTATGAGTAGTAATGGACcaggaaggagaaaaaggaaaagtgcAAGTGCGGCTTCTACAACACCAACACCTTCTGCATCTAGTACTCCAACACTTACGAAtccgaaagaagaaaaagatgtaaaatt atttcaGAATGGAGTTAGTGCACCACATATGTTAGGAAATCAGTTAAATCCAACCTCTACAATGGCACAAAAAATGTCTGATACCCTTTCCCAAGAATTAGAAGCTCATTCTATTTTTACAGAAGCTAGTAATTCTACAACAAATTTAGTTGGTCCACAATTACATAGTCGAGTAATTGCATCT ATACGGTCGAATCAAACAGGTGCACCACCCACGTCATTTTCTTCAGTTTTTAACTCTTCTAACAATACAAACACTAATACAAGCACTACCACTAATGCTAGTACAACCAATACCGGTTCTTTAGGCGGTGGAGCAATACCCCAAACACTTGACCAACTTTTAGAAAGACAATGGGAGCAAGGAAGTCAATTCCTGATGGAGCAAGCCCAGCACTTTGACAGTGAGT tcGCTTCTCTACTTTCTTGTCTTCATCAATTGAGAGCGGAAAATCTTAGGTTAGAGGAACATGTAAATAGTCTTCTACAAAGAAGAGATCACCTATTGGCTGTGAATGCTAGACTTGCAATTCCTTTGACAACTCAACCTAGTGCACACCCAG TGAACAATATACATCCAACAGTCAACCCATCGCACCCCAATGTCCCACATCCCGATGTTCCACCTGGAGCCGCGGCCCCTGTTCCAAGAGTTACTAGGGAACCACGAGTAAACAACACATATATGCCTCATTCGAGTTCCAGTAATCATTCTACGACGTTAGAAAATGGTTTACCTCCAGATCCATCTCCTCCAGCTGCAGCTTCATTGTCACAATATCAGCATCGAACGTCGTTAATTGCACCTCAACCAAGTCCAACAATCAG acACAGCCCAGCTGGAAATGCATATCATCAAGGACAACCTAGTAATATAGTATCTCCGGCACCGGCTAGTAATTCTAGTGTAGTGAGAAACTCATCTGTTACACCGGATCCTCTACGTGGAGTACCAag atCAGTGCCACAATCGTCGAGCAATTATATGCCTTCAATGTATCAACCTACAATGTCCAGTCTGACAAGTAATCAAGTAGGTAATGTTCATAATCTTCATTCGCATGGACCTTCTCCACCCAGTCATGGACCACCAGGAAAACCCAGCTGA